One part of the Pristiophorus japonicus isolate sPriJap1 chromosome 21, sPriJap1.hap1, whole genome shotgun sequence genome encodes these proteins:
- the LOC139234176 gene encoding small ribosomal subunit protein eS27-like, giving the protein MPLARDLLCPSPEAERRQHKKKRLVQSPNSYFMDVKCPGCYKITTVFSHAQTVVLCVGCSTVLCQPTGGKARLTEGCSFRRKQH; this is encoded by the exons ATGCCT CTGGCCAGAGATTTGCTGTGCCCGTCTCCCGAAGCAGAGCGGAGGCAGCATAAGAAGAAACGTCTGGTGCAGAGTCCCAACTCCTACTTTATGGACGTCAAGTGCCCAG GCTGCTACAAGATCACGACCGTGTTCAGCCATGCTCAGACCGTGGTGCTGTGTGTCGGGTGCTCCACCGTTCTGTGTCAGCCCACCGGTGGAAAGGCCAGGCTCACAGAAG GTTGCTCATTCCGGAGGAAGCAACACTGA